CCGACCAGAGATGCAACGTCCGAACGATCGAAAAAAGTATCGACGGTCATGCCGCCTCCAGCCCCGCATACCCATGAGCTTCGAGCTCAAGCGCGAGATCGGCACCGCCGCTGCGAACGATTTTCCCTCCCGCCAGCACATGGACGCGATCGGGTACGATGTGATCGAGCAGCCGCTGATAATGGGTGATCACCAAGGCCGAAAAATTCGGCCCGCGAAGCGCGTTAACGCCGTCCGACACAATTTTCAATGCATCGATATCGAGGCCGGAATCGGTTTCATCCAATAACGCCAGCGACGGCTTCAACAAGGCCATCTGAAGAATTTCATTGCGTTTCTTTTCGCCACCCGAAAAGCCGACATTTACATTTCGCTTGAGCATATCATCCGGCATTTTGAGCGCCTTGATCGCGATGCGCGCCTCTTTCAGAAATGCGACGGCATCGAGTTCGGGTTCTCCGCGCGCTCGCCGCACTGCGTTCAAGGCTGTCCGGATGAAATTGGCATTACCAACGCCCGGAAGTTCCACCGGATATTGGAACGCAAGAAATACACCCGACGCTGCACGTGCTTCCGGTTCCATCGCCAGCAGGTCATGGCCATCGAACGTTACACTTCCGCCAGTCACCTGATAGCCGTCGCGCCCCGACAGAACGTAAGACAAAGTGGATTTTCCGGCTCCGTTTGGCCCCATAATCGCGTGGATCTCGCCGTTTGGAACGGCAAGGTCGATTCCCCGCAGAATTTCCTTGCCCTCGATTTCCGCCGTGAGCCCTTTGATTTCAAGCATAATTCAATCCTTAACCAACTGAGCCTTCAAGAGAGACTGCGAGAAGCTTTTGCGCTTCGACGGCGAATTCCATTGGCAGTTCCTTCAGTACATCGCGGCAAAATCCGTTGACAAGCAGGCCCACGGCATCCTCTTCCGTCAAGCCGCGAGAACGGCAGTAGAACAACTGATCATCGGCGATCTTCGAGGTTGTCGCTTCGTGCTCGACTTTCGCGCTCTGATTGCGGCTTTCGATATATGGCACCGTATGTGCGCCGCATTGATCGCCGATCAAAAGCGAGTCACATTGTGTGAAATTACGCGCACCGTGTGCTTTGGGCATAATGCGCACGAGGCCACGATAGGTATTGTTGGAGTGCCCCGCCGAAATGCCCTTGGAGATAATTGTGCTCGTTGTATTCGGCGCCAGATGTATCATCTTGGTGCCGGTATCTGCCTGTTGATAATTATTCGTCAGCGCGACAGAGTAAAACTCGCCCGATGAACCTTCGCCCTGAAGAATGCACGAAGGATATTTCCAGGTAATTGCCGATCCGGTTTCGACCTGCGTCCAAGAGATCTTGGATTTACGCCCCCGGCACGCGCCACGCTTGGTAACAAAATTATAAATGCCGCCGCGTCCCTGCGCGTCGCCGGGATACCAATTTTGCACGGTGGAGTATTTTATCGAGGCTTCGTCCAATGCCACCAGCTCGACAACCGCCGCATGAAGCTGATTTTCATCGCGCATCGGTGCCGTGCAGCCTTCGAGGTAGGAGACGCTTGCCCCCTCCTCGGCAATGATCAACGTGCGCTCAAACTGGCCGGTATTCCGAGCATTAATTCGAAAATAGGTCGAAAGCTCCATCGGACACCGCACACCACGCGGAATGAAGACGAAACTGCCGTCCGAAAAAACCGCACTGTTCAATGCGGCGAAATAATTGTCGCCTGCCGGCACGACGCTGCCGAGGTATTTTCTTACCAGCTCCGGATGTTCGCGAACGGCCTCACTGATCGATCCGAAAATAACTCCGACCTTGGACAGGCTTTCCCGGAACGTCGTTGCGACCGAGACGCTGTCGAACACAGCGTCGACCGCAACGCCCGCAAGAGCCGCACGCTCATTCAGCGGAATGCCGAGTTTATCGTACATCGAGATCAATTCGGGATCGACATCTGCAAGCGACTTCGGTGCCTCACGCTTAGGCGCCGCGTAATAATGCAGGTCCTGGTATTCAATCCGCGGATGCCGGATCCGAGCCCAATTCGGCTCCTCCATCTCCAGCCACGCCCGATACGATTTCAACCGCCATTCAAGCAACCAGACAGGTTCCTGCTTTTTGGCCGAAATGAGACGGACGATATCCTCGTTAAGACCCTTCGGTGCGAACTCCATCTCGATATTCGTCTCGAAACCGAACTTATATCCGCCGGTGGATAGACGATCGATCGTTTCAAGCGTTTCAGTAACTGCGGCCATAGGGATCCTCTATTCGACGGTGGTGGGGATATACGATTCAGGAGTGGGCAAATGATCGAACCGTAACCCTTTCGGTATGGCCTCACGCTGCATGTCGGCCAGTGTGATAGCGTTTAACGCCTCGCTGATCGCATCGTTGACGACGCCCCAACGACCGGCCATCGGGCAGAGCGATTGGCTCTCACAATTGCCCACGGCACCTTCGACGCATGCCGTCAAAGCAATGGGACCATCAATCGCGAGGATCACGTCGGCTACGGGAATGGCATCGAGAGATTTGCGCAACCTGTAGCCGCCATGGGCACCGCGCTGGGACGCTACCAGACCGAATTGTGCCAAGCCCTTGAGCACCTTAGCGACTGTAGGCTCAGGAATTCCGGTGGAAGCCGCAATACCCGGCGCGGTTTCGACCTTGTCCGATCGTGACAACCGCACCAGCACGACAACCGCATAATCTGTAAGGCGAGATAATCTCAACATGACCCACTCGATTTCGGACCAAAGCAGTCCTGTATCAGAAATGGGCCATTAGCCGCCAGCCGTCAAGGTCTCGGCTCTGACGTTTCAGCCAAGGAGTCGATCGACCAGAGCCGGCAGTTGAGCCGCTTGATCCACGCGCGTCATGGCATCGGTTCGGCCGTAGCCCCAGGTCACGAATATCGCCTCCACCCGCAATCCGGCGGCAGTCTTCATATCGTTGATGTGATCTCCGACCATCACCGCGTCGGTCGTTGTCACATCGAGGGCGTTCAATACAGCTTGAAGATGACGGGGGTCGGGCTTGCGGTAAGGTGTCGCGTCCCCACCGATCACAACGTCGAAAAACGCCTCAAGATCAAGCGCTGCCAAAACTTTCCGCGCTGAGACCTCCGGTTTGTTCGTGCAGACGGCGAGTCGATAGCCGCTGTCTCGCAACGCAGTCAGCGCCGCGGGAATCCCGGGAAAAGGTTCGGTCAGATCGGTGACGTGAGCCTCATAGTCCGCCAGGAAAATCGCCTCGTCCTCATCGGTCGGCGACAGCCCGCATGCTGCGTAACCTTTCTGCAGCAGTACTTTCGCGCCGTCACCCACCATCGGTGCGACGTCGGATTGCACGATCGGTCCTTGACCATGGCGCGCCAGAGAACGGTTCAACGCTCCCGCCAAATCCGGCAGACTATCGATCAGCGTGCCGTCCAGATCGAATACCACAGCCTTGGCCAAGTTCATCTCCATTCGAACGAAATACTCCGACACGCGATGTTACGGACGCCCCTTTGACATAAACCGTTCACCGAGGCTACCGCTCTTACATGGATAAAGTTGCTGTGATCCTCGCCGCCGGTCTTGGGACGAGGATGAAATCGAATCTGCCCAAAGTCCTTCATCCTTTGGCCGGACGCCCGATGCTGACCCATCTGATCGACACTTGTGCCTCGATGTTTACCAGAGTTGTGGTTGTGTCGAGCGGCGATCCGGCGGTAGCGGCGGCAGCAGCGCCACACCAAATAGTCGTTCAGGCAGAGCGCACCGGGACCGCGTCGGCGGCCAAGGCAGCCCTGCCCTATTTCGGAACCGGCCTGGTCACAATCATTTACGGCGACAATCCACTGATCTCCTCCAGGACGTTCGGTCATCTTGCCGCCGCCCTCGGCGATCAGCGATGCAGGCTCGGCATACTGGCAACCCGGCCGCCCGATCCCGGAATGTTCGGACGCGTCGTCGGTGAACATGGACTGGCCGAGCGGATTGTCGAGTTTGTGGATGCGACCCCCGAGGAAAGGAAAATCACCCTTTGCAATGTCGGCGGCTTTACCGGAGCAGCCACCGATATGGCGCGCTGGTTGAGCCTCATCGACAATCGGAATTCGAAGTCGGAGTTTTATCTGACCGATATCGTCTCAATCGCCCGCGATGAGGGTGCGAATGTCGGCATTGTCGAAGCCGAGTGGACGGAATGCCTTGGCATCAATTCGAGGAGCGAACTCGCGCGTGCCGAGAGGGTGCTGCAAAGCAGACTCCGAGAGGCCCTGCTGGACTCGGGCGTAACAATGACCGCGCCTGACACTGTGTTTCTTGCCTGGGACACGAAAATTGAGACCGATGTGGTCATAGAACCGAACGTCGTCATCGGTCCGGGAGTCACGATCGCGGCCGGAACCCGTATTCGGGCTTTCTCCTACCTGGAAGGTTGTGTCGTCAGTCGCGGTGCCGTCATCGGACCTTATGCACGGATCAGGCCGGGCAGTCACATTGGCGAGGATGCCCATGTCGGCAATTTCGTCGAGTTGAAAGCGACTGCGCTGGGCAATGGCGCAAAGGCCAACCATCTCACCTATCTCGGGGATTCCGAGATAGGTGCACATACCAACATCGGCGCTGGCACGATAACCTGCAATTACGATGGAGTGGCGAAACATCGCACCACGATAGGCTCGAATGTCTTCATCGGGTCGGATGTTGCTTTGGTTGCGCCAGTGAGTGTGGGCGACCGCGTGATCGTCGCGGCCGGCAGCGTCATCACCGAGAACATCGATGCAGACTCGATGGCGATTGCAAGAAGCCGCCAGGTTGTCAAACAAGGGCGGGGAATGAAACCGCGACCACTCAAGGATTCGGTCTGATGTGCGGAATTGTTGGTGTCGTTGGCAAGGGGCCGGCGGCCCCGCTTTTGCTGGACGGTTTATCAAGACTCGCTTATCGGGGTTATGACAGCGCCGGGATCGCTACGCTTGTTGATGGGCAAATCGAGCGCCGGCGAGCCGAGGGCAAACTGCATAATCTTGCAACCACGCTGGCCTCGTTCCCTCTCGATGGGACGACGGGTATCAGCCATACCCGCTGGGCTACCCATGGGGCCCCCACTGAGAGCAATGCTCATCCCCACGGAACCAGCCGTGTGGCGGTCGTCCATAACGGGATCATTGAAAATCACGCAGCCTTGCGCGAGGAGCTTGAATCTCAGGGCCAGGTGTTTTCAACCGAAACCGACACTGAAACTGTGGCTCAGCTGCTCGACCTTTATCTCGCGCGCGGGATGTCGCCGGTTGAGGCCGCCGCATCGGCATTTCAACGACTCGAAGGCGCGTATGCGCTGGCGTTGATCTTTGCCGGGCATCCGGATCTGATTATCGGTGCCCAGCGCGGCGCGCCCCTCGCCATCGGTTATGGCGAAGATGAGATGTATCTGGGCTCTGATGCACTTGCGCTGGCGCCTCTCACGCGTCGCATCGCCTACCTCAACGACGGTGACTGGGTGATCGTCTCGCGCACCGGAGCGACATTCCATAATGCTATGAACCAGGCGGTGGAACGCGAGATCAAACTGACCAAGCTGACGGGTGCTGCGATCGGAAAGGGCAATTTTCGGCATTTCATGGAGAAGGAGCTCCACGAGCACCCCATCGTCATCGGCGATACGCTTCATCGGATGATCGATCCGGCCACGCGCTTGCCCGTGCTGCCAGCGCTGGACCTAGATTTGAACACCATATCCAGAATTTGCATTTCAGCATGCGGGTCAGCCTTTTATGCTGGTCTCACCGCACGTTATTGGATCGAGGAGTATGCCCGGATCGCGGTGGATGCTGACGTGGCCAGTGAATTTCGCTATCGGGAACCACCACTTCACTCGGATGAACTAGGCATCGTCGTCAGTCAATCAGGTGAAACCGCCGATACAATGGCGGCGCTTCGCTATATCAGGACTCAGGGCTGCAAGGTCATGTCTGTGGTCAACGTGCCGGAGAGTACGATGGCGCGCGAAAGCGACCTCATCCTCGAGACGATAGCAGGTCCCGAGATCAGTGTGGCCAGCACCAAAGCCTTCACCGCCCAGCTCACGGTGCTTGCGGGGTTTGCTTTGGCTTTAGCTCATGCGCGAGGGACATTATCCCGTGACCGCATTGAAGCCCTGGTCGCCGCCCTCATGGAACTGCCCGCCAAGGCAGCGCAGATCCTTAACGAGGAGGATGAAATTCGCCGACTTGCCACGCAAATCCAGGATGCGAGGGACGTCTTGTTTTTCGGCCGCGGATCGATGATGCCGATCGCGCTGGAAGGCGCTCTGAAACTGAAGGAACTCAGCTATATCCATGCCGAGGGCTATCCTGCGGGCGAGATGAAGCATGGCCCGATCGCACTGATCGACGCAAGTGTACCAGTCATCGCGGTTGTTCCATCGGGACCGCTTTTTGAAAAAACTGCCTCCAATCTTCAGGAAGCCGCGGCACGCGGAGGCCGGATCATTGTTCTGAGCGATTCCGAAGGAGCTAAAAAGCTTGCCGGCATCGCTTCGGAAGTCGTGATTCTTCCCGATTGTGATCCGTTCGTGGCGCCGATCCTATATGCAATCCCGGTGCAGATGCTTGCTTACCAGGTTGCCATCCTCAAGGGAACCGATGTTGATCAGCCCCGCAATCTCGCTAAGTCAGTGACGGTTGAATAGAGAAAGCAACAAAAAAGCCTCCAACTCATAAGTTGGAGGCCTGTTTTGTGGACCGACTACCTATCAGGAACGGCGATTGCCCATGAACTGCAACAGGAACATAAACAGATTTATGAACGTCAAGTAGAGCTGCAATGCGTCATACACACTGCGCTTCGCCGCGACGTCCGCTCCGAACCGGTACCCATATTGCACATAATCGGCCTTGATCCGCTGCGTGTCATAGGCTGCCAGCCCGGTAAAGATCAGGACGCCAATCGCACTGATGGCAAACTGCAGGGCGGATGAATGCAGAAATATGTTGACCACCATGGCAATGAGGAGGCCGATGACTCCCATGATCAGGAAGCTTCCGAACTTCGCCAGATTGGCCTTCGTCGTGTAGCCGTAAACGCTCATCGCCGCGAACGTGCCTGCCGTCACAAAAAACGTCGCGAGGATCGACCGCCCGGTGTAGATCAGGAATATATTCGTTAGGCTCGCTCCCATCACGGCGCAGAACGCCCAGAACAGAGCTTGGGCTTGAGTCGTAGACAGCTTGTTGACCCCGAAACTCATAATCAGCACGAACCCGAGGGGCGCAAAAATGCTGATATACGCAAGAATCCCAGGCTGGCGCACCACGGCACCGCTTGCCGTTGTCACCAACGGATAAAATGCGTCGATCAGACCCGTGTGAGAGATCGCCAACGACACAATGGCCGTCAGAAACAGGCCTGACGCCATCCAGTTGTAAACCCGCAACATATAGGCGCGCAGACCTTCGTCCAAAACGCCCGCGCCGATCGCAGTGCTGGCACCGCGATAGGATCGCATGTCAGGACCAATAGCCATGATTGCTCGTAACTCCAAAAGGGCGGCGGAATCGCCGCTTACCGATGCCTATTTTCGATCATATCGGGGCACCAATCAAGAATAATCGGCGGTCCCCAGATGAGATCGGTGTAACGAATAGCGGAGTCCGCGGGGATCAGCGGCTAGCGACGCAGATTAAGGCGCCCAATCAGGGTCTCGTAGCGCTTATGATCCTGACGCTTGACATAATCGAGCAACCGGCGACGACGACCGACCAGCATCAAGAGACCACGGCGCGAATGAAAATCCTTCGCGTGGGTCTTGAGGTGTTCCGTCAGGTTGGTGATCCGTTCGGAAAGAAGTGCAACCTGCACTTCAGGGCTTCCCGTATCGGTAGCTGTATTGGCGTATTCGCCGATGAGGCTCTGACGCCGCTCTGCGGTAATCGACATCGCATATACTCCTGCAAATGGTTAAATGACACGTTCCGGTCGCAGAAGCCCCTCGCTGAGCCTGCCGAGAACCACGAAACGGTGGCCCGCCATGCCGCGAACCAGCCCATTTCCCGGGCTGGACGTTGCAGGAATCCGCCCAAGAAAATCGATCAGGCTCAACGCCATCCCGTTTCGGAGTGCGGCGACTTCGGGGTCGGTCAAGGCCAGCGCCGGGATGTCGGCCAGCGCGGTCTCAACCGGCTTCACGAGGTCCGGTTCACAGTCGGCGCTATGGTCGTAATTTATGCATTTGTCCAGTGTTACCGCATCTTCGATACGGAATGGACCTACGGCAAGTCGGCGCAGCACCGCGATGTGCCCAACCGTGCCGACTGCGCGAGCCAGATCACGTGCGAGCGAACGCATATAGACGCCCTTACCCGACGCCACTTCGAAAACAGCATGATCAGCATCCGGCCGATCGATCAGATCAAACCGGTCTATCTGGGCCGGGCGGGGCGCCAGATCCGGGGGTGCGCCTGCGCGAGCGAGGTCGTAGGCGCGCTCTCCAGCCACCTTGATGGCAGAGAAAGCCGGAGGCACCTGCATGATCGAGCCTTGGAATGCGGAGAGGGCAACCTGAATCGTGGCGTCATCCGGCCGGTTATCGCTGGTCTCGATCACCGCGCCTTCGGCGTCATCGGTATCACGCGCCTCGCCGAATTTGAGCGTGAACTGATATAATTTGATTCCATCCATGACGTAAGGAACCATTTTAGTCGCGCCACCGAGAGCAATGGGCAGAACCCCCGTCGCCAGCGGATCAAGCGTTCCGCCGTGCCCGACCTTGGCCGCATCCAACCCGCGTTTGATCTTACCGACCGCATGAGCGCTTGTAATGCCCGGCGGTTTGTCGAGAATGATCCATCCGTCGATTTTCCGCCCCCGCCTCTGCGGCTTTTGGCCCTTGGCCATCACAATTCCCTTATATGCTATGGATACGCACTGATATCGGCGCCCGGCACCGATCGTCGCCGATCGCCGGTATCAGGCCTGATTGAGATCGATAAGAGCCTGACGGATCTTGCGACCGCGAAGGACCTTATCCTCGATATACGTCGTGTCGCCCCAGCGAACCGCCCGGGCCATCGCCTGAGCATCTTCGGTAAAGCGTGCCAGCATTTCGAGTAACGCGTCGCGGTTATTGAGGAAAATATCCCGCCACATGACCGGATCGGATGCAGCGATCCTGGTGAAATCGCGGAATCCGGACGCAGCGAACCGCAGCACTTCCTGGCGGGTTTCGTCCGCCAGATCATCCGCTGTTCCGCAGATCGTGAAGGCGATCAGATGCGGGAGGTGGCTCACGATCGCCACCACCCGATCATGGTGTGCGGCATCCATGATGCTGACAGTCGCACCACACCGCTCCCACAATGTCCGGATTTTTGAGACCGCGCGATCGTCGGTTCCGGTCGGGGGAGTCAGCAGACACCAGCGCCCCTGAAATAACTCAATGAACCCGGCATCGGGTCCGGAAAACTCGGTGCCTGCCATCGGATGGGCCGGTACGAAATGGGTCCCCTGAGGTAGAAACGGGCCGATATCACGGATCACCGACTGTTTCGTCGATCCGACATCGGTCACGATGGCCCCAGGCATAAGATGCGGTGCGATCTGCTGAGCGAGCGCGGCGTAGGCTCCCACAGGTGCACAGAGCATCACGCAATCAGCATCCTCGACCGCTCGAGCAGGGTCGATTTCGGTGAGATCCGCAATCCCGAGGTCTGCGACGCGGTTCAATGTCGCCTCGGTCCGGGCGTTCGCCACCACGACTCGGGCAATATCCCCCCGAGAGCGGGCAATCCGTGCGACGGATGATCCGATCAATCCAACGCCGATCAGGGCAAGCCGTTCAAAAACCGGATCAGCCATTTTGTGCGGCAAACTCGGTCAAAGCGTCGGTCACTGCCGCGCACTCCTGATCTGTCCCGATCGTCACACGCAGACATTGAGCAAGCCCGTATGCAGCCACATTGCGAACGATGATGCCGCGCGAACGCAGATAGCGGTCCGCAGCGCCGGCTCGCTCCGGGGTCGACAGGTCGACCAATACGAAATTCGCTTCGCTCGGATAGACAGTCAGCCCCCCGGCCGACAAACGATTTGTCATTTGTGCCCGTGCCTGCCGGTTGTGCTCCCGGGACCGTTCGATCCAGTCCGGCTCGGCGAGCGCTGCAATACCGGCCGCTGCCGCAGGACCACTCACGTTGAACGGCATCCTTACGCGGTTGAGCACATCGATAACGGACAACGGGCCGTAAGCCCAGCCGAGGCGCAAGCCTCCAAGGCCGAAAATCTTGGAGAAGGTGCGTACCATCACCGTCCCTTCGCCTGCATCAACCAGCCCGATGCCGGGATCGTAGTCGGGACGGTCAACATATTCGGCGTAGGCTGCATCGAGCACGAGCAGAACCTCCGGCGGCAGCGAGGTGCGGAGCCGCGTCATCTCAGCCGCAGGCACCAGCGTGCCGGTTGGATTGTTCGGATTGGCCAGAAACACCAACCGCGTCGCGGGCCCGACCAGCGCAAGAATCGCATCGACGTCGGCGGTCAGATCGTGGCGCTCCGCAGCCTTGCGTACCTCCATTCCAGCCAGTTTCGCCGCAATTTCGTAGATGAGGAACCCATGCGCGCTCATCACCAGATCGGTGCCCGGCCCGCCATAGGATTGGATCAGCAGGTTGATCAGATCGTCCGAGCCGTTCCCACATACGATCCGTTCGGGATCAAGATCGAAACACCTTCCGATCGCCTGACGCAGCGCGGTGGCGCCGCCGTCGGGATAACGATGCCCGCTTTCCGCCGCCCCCCGTATAGCGTCCACGGCACCCGGAGGGACCCCGAAAGCCCCCTCATTGGAGGATAGCTTGATCACACGGTTCACACCGGTCAACTTCGATTCGCCGCCGACATAGGGCGGTACGGAAAATACGGCGGGCCGGGCCGCTGGTTGCGTTGCCACGGAGTCTTCGGTCATCGGGCCCCCGCCGTCGGTTCAGGCGGCACCGCATAGGCACCGAGAATGACGGGAACTGCGAGAAATCCGGTGATGGTGGCCAAACGCGGATCATCTCGGGCGATCAGGCCCTCGACGTCGGCTAACGCATACCCGACCTCCCGTTTCGCCGCCCGGCGCGGCAGGATGGATCCCACGTCGAATCCGGCTTCCTTCAGGATACCCGCAATCCGGGCCGTACTCGTGTCGGGCGCAATTTCGATACCGATCAGACTACGGTCAGCTCCGCTCGGGTCCGGGGTGAGTGACGAGACGACATAGGCGCCGGCATGGGGAACGCCCTCGTTGCGCCGCGTCCAGAACGGAAGTTTCGCAACGATTGCCAGGCGTGGAATTCCACCATGCATCAGGCCGACCCACCAGGCCGCCTGCTCGTCGTCCTCATCAGACGGCATTGGCAGTACCGCCGCGTGAGCCGCCCCGTTGGTGAGATCGGCCAGTGCCTGCGATGTGGTCCGGTGACGGCGCAGACTGGTCAGGGGGCCGAAATGTTCGCGGGCAACGGCGGGTAGTTCGATCTGCGCTCCATCGGCCACCGCGATGACGAGACCGCCTTCGATCATCAGAGCACCGGAAAATAATTCCCGCCATATCCGGACAATCGTCTGCGGCGGCAAAGCCCCTTTGTGACGCGCCAGAAGCCGGCGAAGCATCGCCGCTTCGCGACCGGGCCTGATCGGAACTCCACGTTTACCGGCTTCCCGTGCAACCCGCTCGATGATCTCCGCCCGCTCCATGAGCATATCGTGCAAACGATCATCGAGTTGATCGATTTCGGCACGCAACCGCGCAAGCGTTTCCGGAACCGCATCTTGGGTCGGTGAATAAGACGATATGTCGGACATGCGAACCTGGTAAAATGAACTTGGTGTCCTTTGATACAGGAGGCACGGCTGACGGCAAGACCTTCGGATCTGCTTGCTCCCCTTCCCCGTTGCAGGCATACCCCGCCCGTCATGGACCAGACGCCTCTCCCGCAGATCAACCACCAGCACGAAACGTTTACGGAAGGTCTTCTGCTGGATTGCGGCACCGTTCTCGCGCCGTTGCAAATCGCATACCGGACCTATGGCACGCTGAA
This sequence is a window from Acidiphilium acidophilum. Protein-coding genes within it:
- a CDS encoding prephenate/arogenate dehydrogenase family protein translates to MADPVFERLALIGVGLIGSSVARIARSRGDIARVVVANARTEATLNRVADLGIADLTEIDPARAVEDADCVMLCAPVGAYAALAQQIAPHLMPGAIVTDVGSTKQSVIRDIGPFLPQGTHFVPAHPMAGTEFSGPDAGFIELFQGRWCLLTPPTGTDDRAVSKIRTLWERCGATVSIMDAAHHDRVVAIVSHLPHLIAFTICGTADDLADETRQEVLRFAASGFRDFTRIAASDPVMWRDIFLNNRDALLEMLARFTEDAQAMARAVRWGDTTYIEDKVLRGRKIRQALIDLNQA
- the rpsO gene encoding 30S ribosomal protein S15, whose translation is MSITAERRQSLIGEYANTATDTGSPEVQVALLSERITNLTEHLKTHAKDFHSRRGLLMLVGRRRRLLDYVKRQDHKRYETLIGRLNLRR
- the sufC gene encoding Fe-S cluster assembly ATPase SufC, translated to MLEIKGLTAEIEGKEILRGIDLAVPNGEIHAIMGPNGAGKSTLSYVLSGRDGYQVTGGSVTFDGHDLLAMEPEARAASGVFLAFQYPVELPGVGNANFIRTALNAVRRARGEPELDAVAFLKEARIAIKALKMPDDMLKRNVNVGFSGGEKKRNEILQMALLKPSLALLDETDSGLDIDALKIVSDGVNALRGPNFSALVITHYQRLLDHIVPDRVHVLAGGKIVRSGGADLALELEAHGYAGLEAA
- the sufB gene encoding Fe-S cluster assembly protein SufB gives rise to the protein MAAVTETLETIDRLSTGGYKFGFETNIEMEFAPKGLNEDIVRLISAKKQEPVWLLEWRLKSYRAWLEMEEPNWARIRHPRIEYQDLHYYAAPKREAPKSLADVDPELISMYDKLGIPLNERAALAGVAVDAVFDSVSVATTFRESLSKVGVIFGSISEAVREHPELVRKYLGSVVPAGDNYFAALNSAVFSDGSFVFIPRGVRCPMELSTYFRINARNTGQFERTLIIAEEGASVSYLEGCTAPMRDENQLHAAVVELVALDEASIKYSTVQNWYPGDAQGRGGIYNFVTKRGACRGRKSKISWTQVETGSAITWKYPSCILQGEGSSGEFYSVALTNNYQQADTGTKMIHLAPNTTSTIISKGISAGHSNNTYRGLVRIMPKAHGARNFTQCDSLLIGDQCGAHTVPYIESRNQSAKVEHEATTSKIADDQLFYCRSRGLTEEDAVGLLVNGFCRDVLKELPMEFAVEAQKLLAVSLEGSVG
- the truB gene encoding tRNA pseudouridine(55) synthase TruB, with product MAKGQKPQRRGRKIDGWIILDKPPGITSAHAVGKIKRGLDAAKVGHGGTLDPLATGVLPIALGGATKMVPYVMDGIKLYQFTLKFGEARDTDDAEGAVIETSDNRPDDATIQVALSAFQGSIMQVPPAFSAIKVAGERAYDLARAGAPPDLAPRPAQIDRFDLIDRPDADHAVFEVASGKGVYMRSLARDLARAVGTVGHIAVLRRLAVGPFRIEDAVTLDKCINYDHSADCEPDLVKPVETALADIPALALTDPEVAALRNGMALSLIDFLGRIPATSSPGNGLVRGMAGHRFVVLGRLSEGLLRPERVI
- the glmU gene encoding bifunctional UDP-N-acetylglucosamine diphosphorylase/glucosamine-1-phosphate N-acetyltransferase GlmU is translated as MDKVAVILAAGLGTRMKSNLPKVLHPLAGRPMLTHLIDTCASMFTRVVVVSSGDPAVAAAAAPHQIVVQAERTGTASAAKAALPYFGTGLVTIIYGDNPLISSRTFGHLAAALGDQRCRLGILATRPPDPGMFGRVVGEHGLAERIVEFVDATPEERKITLCNVGGFTGAATDMARWLSLIDNRNSKSEFYLTDIVSIARDEGANVGIVEAEWTECLGINSRSELARAERVLQSRLREALLDSGVTMTAPDTVFLAWDTKIETDVVIEPNVVIGPGVTIAAGTRIRAFSYLEGCVVSRGAVIGPYARIRPGSHIGEDAHVGNFVELKATALGNGAKANHLTYLGDSEIGAHTNIGAGTITCNYDGVAKHRTTIGSNVFIGSDVALVAPVSVGDRVIVAAGSVITENIDADSMAIARSRQVVKQGRGMKPRPLKDSV
- a CDS encoding SUF system Fe-S cluster assembly regulator; the encoded protein is MLRLSRLTDYAVVVLVRLSRSDKVETAPGIAASTGIPEPTVAKVLKGLAQFGLVASQRGAHGGYRLRKSLDAIPVADVILAIDGPIALTACVEGAVGNCESQSLCPMAGRWGVVNDAISEALNAITLADMQREAIPKGLRFDHLPTPESYIPTTVE
- a CDS encoding HAD family hydrolase encodes the protein MNLAKAVVFDLDGTLIDSLPDLAGALNRSLARHGQGPIVQSDVAPMVGDGAKVLLQKGYAACGLSPTDEDEAIFLADYEAHVTDLTEPFPGIPAALTALRDSGYRLAVCTNKPEVSARKVLAALDLEAFFDVVIGGDATPYRKPDPRHLQAVLNALDVTTTDAVMVGDHINDMKTAAGLRVEAIFVTWGYGRTDAMTRVDQAAQLPALVDRLLG
- a CDS encoding Bax inhibitor-1/YccA family protein; protein product: MAIGPDMRSYRGASTAIGAGVLDEGLRAYMLRVYNWMASGLFLTAIVSLAISHTGLIDAFYPLVTTASGAVVRQPGILAYISIFAPLGFVLIMSFGVNKLSTTQAQALFWAFCAVMGASLTNIFLIYTGRSILATFFVTAGTFAAMSVYGYTTKANLAKFGSFLIMGVIGLLIAMVVNIFLHSSALQFAISAIGVLIFTGLAAYDTQRIKADYVQYGYRFGADVAAKRSVYDALQLYLTFINLFMFLLQFMGNRRS
- the glmS gene encoding glutamine--fructose-6-phosphate transaminase (isomerizing), producing MCGIVGVVGKGPAAPLLLDGLSRLAYRGYDSAGIATLVDGQIERRRAEGKLHNLATTLASFPLDGTTGISHTRWATHGAPTESNAHPHGTSRVAVVHNGIIENHAALREELESQGQVFSTETDTETVAQLLDLYLARGMSPVEAAASAFQRLEGAYALALIFAGHPDLIIGAQRGAPLAIGYGEDEMYLGSDALALAPLTRRIAYLNDGDWVIVSRTGATFHNAMNQAVEREIKLTKLTGAAIGKGNFRHFMEKELHEHPIVIGDTLHRMIDPATRLPVLPALDLDLNTISRICISACGSAFYAGLTARYWIEEYARIAVDADVASEFRYREPPLHSDELGIVVSQSGETADTMAALRYIRTQGCKVMSVVNVPESTMARESDLILETIAGPEISVASTKAFTAQLTVLAGFALALAHARGTLSRDRIEALVAALMELPAKAAQILNEEDEIRRLATQIQDARDVLFFGRGSMMPIALEGALKLKELSYIHAEGYPAGEMKHGPIALIDASVPVIAVVPSGPLFEKTASNLQEAAARGGRIIVLSDSEGAKKLAGIASEVVILPDCDPFVAPILYAIPVQMLAYQVAILKGTDVDQPRNLAKSVTVE